The window TGGAGCATGGGCATAGCACCTCGTGGGAACATACATGGGACCACGGCTGTCCCTCCCCACACAtcatatatatcaaacacacataTTACCAGGCGTGGGAAAGCATCAGCTCCAACCGCAGACCGTTCCACCGCTGCTCGACGCGCTGTGAAACTAAGATGACCAAGACACGGCAGGGTGCCCAGAACTTGGATGTCGTCCCTTCGCTCGTGCTTCACCTGTATATCCAGGTAGGAGAGGGCGGGGAGCCATGCAGGCCTAATCCATGTGGGCATGCGCACATCATTGAATCCACCAATAATGTGAAGCTGGCGTAAGTTGCCTAGTGGCTGTGGCTCCATCATTGAGCCATCGAGAATAGCTGCATCAAAATTAACATAAATATGAAGACACTCAATTTTGGCCAGTTTGCCTAGGGATTCCAATAGAGTTTTAATACATGCCGTCCATCCGTCATCATTTGCCTCTTCTGTAGAAATGACCTTGACATCAAGTACCCTCAGTTGAGTCAGATGGCCCAGCTCTTCAGCAATGCATTGCGATGTCACAATTAACCCCTCTAGCACTTCAAGGGAGGTCAGCTTCTTCAGCCCATCTGGCAGCCTTGTGCCGCCCCATCCATAACAACGTAGGCACATCAATTGTCCTAGACCTGTAATAACACTCGGTGGCAGTTCTTCTACTCTAGTTTTATATAAATCCAGCGTCTGCAGAAATCTCAGCTTCCCTATCTCTACGGGGAGCTGAATAGGGCCATCATCCTTGGTACTTGGTACACCTAGATACCGTAGGTGAGATAAGTTCCCAACAAACCGCAGGCTTGCAAGATCATTAAGTTTGCAGCCTCGTAGATCCAACACACGTAAAAGAAGATAACGTGAAAGGAACGGTGTCGGATCAATTACCACACCGGCAGGTGGGAAGATGGTTAGGGACCTCAGTTTTGGCATCTTTATTGTAGGCCAAGTAGTACTATTGTTATGCAGAGATAACCTTCGAACCTTGCTTTCCATCTGATCACCTGCTAATACAATGGTGACAAAACTTTCTTCTGCTGATAAGGAAATAATGAGATCAAGCACTGTATCATGCACACGGCATGCATGAGGTGTACCATCCAGATAATTCATGCCCGCGGGCTGGATCAGGCTTCTATTTAGAAGCTCATTGAAGTAACTCTCCCCAATCTCAAGGAGACTTTGGTCTCCGGCTGCTTGCTGGTCTTGTTGGACAAAACCTTCAGATACCCACCTCCGTATCAACCGATCCTTTTCAATGTCATAGTCTTCTGGAAATATGCTTAGGTACAACAAACATGTCTTCAGATGAGAAGGCAAATCGTAATAGCTGAGCAGCAATATCTTCCTCATATCATCCATACCAGGATTCCTCCCAAGCCCATAACCAATTGAGTTGCACACATCATTCCACACTCTTGTATCCTCTGATTTATTAGCAAGCAAACTGGATGTGGTGACGATAGCTAACGGGACACCTTCACATTTCTTCAGAATACATTTAGATACTTCAGAAAATTGCCTAGGACATCTATCTTTTGATCCAAATATTCTTCCATAGAATAATATTTCAGAGCTGTCATGAGAAAGTGGTTTGAGCCTATAGCAACCGCCGACATGCTCAGCAACACCAATAATACGGGTGGTTGTGATTATTCTACTTCTCTTATTATTCTCCATGAGAGCCAGCCCTATTACCTTATCCCATGGTTCTTTGTCCCATATATCATCAATAACAATGAGGTACCTATATGTATGACAATGGATAAGGCATATAAGTATAGATATATACTAACAATTTAAGTGAAGAGAATTAATTTATGTGGCTCGATCTTTCAATAATATTCCAACTTTAATTTTCCCATGCATGCTGCGCTAGTATAGTATTTTCATCAAATGAAAGAAGGCACAAGTAATAAAAAAGCCACTTTATACACATCACATAAGGAGATGGCAGGTACGTACCTCTTGTTCCGAAGAAAATCACGGACAAGATCAATGAGGTGCTTTATTTCATCCGAATTTGCACCAGGATGTTCTCCTCCTTTGTGAAGCTCATACAAGATGTCCTTGAGAAGCTTCTTTGCATCAGGATTGCGAGACACTGAAACAAAAGCCGTGCAATCGAACTGTCCTTTAATCTCGTCATACACTGCTTTGGCAAGTGTTGTCTTGTCGAGTCCTCCAAAACCAGCAATAGAAACTATCTTTTTCTGCTGGCCACCATCTCCCTGAGTCAACCCCGTGATTACctctttctttgcctcttcaATGCCAACAATCTCAGTTGCCTCGGTGTACAGTGCTTTTAGGCGAGGGTCAACAAGGGTTTTCTTAGAAGGAGCAATATCATCAACGACCTTGTACCTGCATGCAGTCCAAGGAAACCAAGATCGAGGTAAAAATTCCGAAACCAATGCG is drawn from Panicum virgatum strain AP13 chromosome 1N, P.virgatum_v5, whole genome shotgun sequence and contains these coding sequences:
- the LOC120655679 gene encoding disease resistance protein RGA5-like, whose product is MNLAKEALGNLLPKLGQLLQDEYNLQTGAKKDIEFLSSELETIHAALGKVGEVPREQLGELQRIWARDVREMSYDMEDIVDAFMVRVQGPDPHSKSSTGQTFSLKYMMQKFTTFMARREVAQEIKNIKERARELAERRDRYKVVDDIAPSKKTLVDPRLKALYTEATEIVGIEEAKKEVITGLTQGDGGQQKKIVSIAGFGGLDKTTLAKAVYDEIKGQFDCTAFVSVSRNPDAKKLLKDILYELHKGGEHPGANSDEIKHLIDLVRDFLRNKRYLIVIDDIWDKEPWDKVIGLALMENNKRSRIITTTRIIGVAEHVGGCYRLKPLSHDSSEILFYGRIFGSKDRCPRQFSEVSKCILKKCEGVPLAIVTTSSLLANKSEDTRVWNDVCNSIGYGLGRNPGMDDMRKILLLSYYDLPSHLKTCLLYLSIFPEDYDIEKDRLIRRWVSEGFVQQDQQAAGDQSLLEIGESYFNELLNRSLIQPAGMNYLDGTPHACRVHDTVLDLIISLSAEESFVTIVLAGDQMESKVRRLSLHNNSTTWPTIKMPKLRSLTIFPPAGVVIDPTPFLSRYLLLRVLDLRGCKLNDLASLRFVGNLSHLRYLGVPSTKDDGPIQLPVEIGKLRFLQTLDLYKTRVEELPPSVITGLGQLMCLRCYGWGGTRLPDGLKKLTSLEVLEGLIVTSQCIAEELGHLTQLRVLDVKVISTEEANDDGWTACIKTLLESLGKLAKIECLHIYVNFDAAILDGSMMEPQPLGNLRQLHIIGGFNDVRMPTWIRPAWLPALSYLDIQVKHERRDDIQVLGTLPCLGHLSFTARRAAVERSAVGADAFPRLVICVFDIYDVWGGTAVVPCMFPRGAMPMLQDYEFRIGLKQLESVAIEDMGLGLGHLPSLRSVTILGLPRVFGYFDEATKHKVKATREKLEKEAATHLNHPLRIRP